A section of the Bradyrhizobium oligotrophicum S58 genome encodes:
- a CDS encoding methyltransferase domain-containing protein: MMQSASAPVLFDRSLLARRQRRAAQAPETFLLERVADDLADRLAAVNRSFVDAADIWTPGAGLRPYLAGGFSQLAHLAAPGTADETLPLAPQSLDLALSALAFQFVNDLPGHLVQIRRALRPDGLLLAAMIGGDTLTELRQSFAAAEAECEGGVSPRVAPFADLRDVGGLLQRAGFALPVTDVDRVVVRYASAFGLMQDLRRMGAANSLVERRRIPMRRATLLRMAEIYAERFADPDGRLRATFDIIWLSGWAPHESQQKPLKPGSATASLEAAVKRAPRAGDKE, translated from the coding sequence ATGATGCAGTCCGCCTCTGCTCCCGTTCTGTTCGATCGTTCCTTGCTTGCGCGCAGGCAGCGGCGGGCTGCGCAGGCGCCCGAGACCTTCCTGTTGGAGCGTGTTGCCGACGATCTCGCGGATCGCCTCGCCGCGGTGAACCGGTCGTTCGTTGATGCGGCCGATATCTGGACGCCCGGAGCAGGCCTGCGGCCGTACCTCGCGGGCGGCTTTTCGCAGCTGGCGCACCTGGCCGCGCCGGGCACGGCGGATGAAACTCTGCCGCTTGCGCCGCAGTCGCTCGATCTGGCGCTATCGGCGCTGGCATTCCAGTTCGTCAACGACCTGCCGGGCCATCTGGTGCAGATCCGCCGCGCCCTGCGTCCCGATGGCCTGCTGCTCGCGGCGATGATCGGCGGCGATACGCTGACTGAGCTCCGGCAATCCTTCGCTGCCGCCGAAGCCGAATGCGAGGGTGGCGTGTCGCCGCGCGTCGCGCCGTTCGCCGATCTGCGCGATGTCGGCGGGCTGCTGCAGCGTGCAGGCTTCGCACTGCCCGTCACCGATGTCGACCGGGTCGTGGTCCGCTATGCCAGCGCGTTCGGCCTGATGCAGGATCTTCGCCGCATGGGCGCCGCCAACAGCCTGGTCGAGCGCCGCCGCATCCCGATGCGCCGCGCGACCCTCCTGCGCATGGCCGAGATCTATGCCGAGCGCTTCGCCGATCCCGACGGCCGCCTCCGCGCCACCTTCGACATCATCTGGTTGTCGGGCTGGGCCCCGCATGAGAGCCAGCAGAAGCCGCTGAAGCCGGGCTCGGCGACCGCGAGCCTGGAGGCGGCGGTGAAGCGTGCGC
- a CDS encoding ComF family protein has product MGVRFAPISAGRVRAVASALHGGLAHVAKLALDIALPTLCIACREPVDGEGVCAACWGQLSFIERPYCPKLGIPFVYDPGPELLSMEAIAAPPAYARARAAVRYDEAARTLVHALKYQDRTDLAPIMGRWMTRAGRELLADADMLVPVPLHWRRGFSRRYNQSGALARVISRCSGVGLHGDTLRRVRATEQQVGLSRPQRASNVQGAFQVSLDRLHAVQGRRIVLVDDVLTTGATVDACARALLRAKAAEVSVLVFARVVDAPRAPI; this is encoded by the coding sequence ATGGGTGTCAGGTTTGCTCCAATCAGCGCCGGACGAGTTCGTGCAGTTGCCAGCGCGCTGCATGGCGGTCTCGCGCATGTTGCCAAGCTCGCGCTCGACATTGCTCTCCCCACCCTGTGCATCGCCTGCCGCGAGCCGGTCGATGGTGAAGGCGTGTGCGCGGCGTGCTGGGGCCAATTGTCGTTCATCGAGCGGCCTTATTGCCCGAAGCTCGGCATTCCCTTCGTCTACGATCCCGGCCCCGAGCTGCTGTCGATGGAAGCGATCGCGGCCCCTCCGGCCTACGCACGGGCGCGCGCCGCCGTTCGCTATGACGAGGCCGCGCGCACGCTGGTGCACGCGCTCAAATACCAGGACCGGACCGATCTGGCGCCGATCATGGGCCGCTGGATGACCAGGGCCGGGCGCGAGCTGCTGGCCGATGCCGACATGCTGGTCCCCGTGCCGCTGCACTGGCGGCGTGGCTTCAGCCGCCGCTACAACCAGTCCGGCGCGCTGGCGCGCGTGATCTCCCGCTGCAGCGGCGTCGGATTGCACGGCGACACGCTGCGCCGCGTGCGGGCGACCGAGCAGCAGGTCGGCCTGTCGCGGCCGCAACGCGCCAGCAATGTGCAGGGCGCATTCCAGGTATCTTTAGACCGCCTGCACGCCGTTCAGGGGCGCCGCATCGTGCTGGTCGACGACGTCCTGACCACGGGTGCGACGGTGGATGCCTGCGCCCGGGCCTTGCTGCGCGCAAAGGCGGCGGAGGTCAGCGTGCTGGTCTTCGCCCGGGTTGTCGATGCCCCTCGCGCTCCCATATAA
- the grxC gene encoding glutaredoxin 3 codes for MTSAIEIYTRPGCGYCTAAKSLLTRKKVPFTEHDAGKDPTIRQQMYDRVGPGSTFPQIFIGNAHVGGCDDLYALDREGRLDAMLAGDKATS; via the coding sequence ATGACCTCTGCGATTGAAATCTATACCCGTCCGGGGTGCGGCTACTGCACGGCCGCGAAATCGCTCCTGACCCGCAAGAAGGTTCCTTTCACCGAGCACGACGCGGGCAAGGATCCGACGATCCGGCAGCAGATGTATGATCGTGTCGGCCCGGGCTCGACCTTTCCGCAGATCTTCATCGGCAACGCCCATGTCGGCGGCTGCGACGATCTCTATGCGCTCGATCGTGAGGGCAGGCTCGACGCCATGCTGGCGGGAGACAAGGCAACATCATGA
- a CDS encoding carbon-nitrogen hydrolase family protein: protein MSNDRSFTAAMVQMRTSLLPEPSLEQGTRLIREAVAQGAQYVQTPEVSNMMQLNRTALFEQLKSEADDPSLKAYQALAKELGIHLHIGSLALRFSADKAVNRSFLIGPDGQVLASYDKIHMFDIDLPGGESYRESANYQPGETAVISDLPWGRLGLTICYDVRFPALYRALAESGASFISVPSAFTRKTGEAHWHTLLRARAIETGCFVFAAAQCGLHENKRETFGHSLIIDPWGEILAEGGVEPGVIVARIDPARVESVRQTIPSLQHGRRFGIADPKAGPEHLHLVRGSA, encoded by the coding sequence ATGAGCAACGACCGCAGCTTTACCGCCGCCATGGTGCAGATGCGCACCTCGCTCCTGCCTGAGCCGAGCCTCGAGCAGGGCACCAGGCTGATCCGGGAAGCGGTCGCGCAAGGCGCCCAATACGTCCAGACGCCGGAAGTGAGCAACATGATGCAGCTCAACCGGACGGCACTGTTCGAGCAGCTCAAGAGCGAGGCGGACGATCCCTCGCTGAAGGCGTATCAGGCACTCGCCAAGGAACTGGGCATCCATCTGCACATCGGATCGCTGGCACTGCGCTTCTCGGCGGACAAGGCCGTGAACCGCTCCTTCCTGATCGGGCCCGACGGCCAGGTGCTGGCGAGCTACGACAAGATCCACATGTTCGACATCGACCTGCCAGGCGGTGAGAGCTATCGCGAGTCCGCCAATTATCAGCCCGGCGAGACGGCCGTGATCTCCGATCTGCCCTGGGGCCGGCTGGGACTGACGATCTGCTACGACGTTCGCTTCCCGGCGCTGTATCGCGCGCTGGCCGAGAGCGGCGCCTCGTTCATCAGCGTGCCCTCCGCCTTCACCCGCAAGACCGGCGAGGCGCACTGGCACACGCTGCTGCGCGCCCGCGCCATCGAGACCGGCTGCTTCGTGTTCGCCGCCGCCCAATGCGGGCTGCACGAAAACAAGCGCGAGACCTTCGGCCATTCGCTGATCATCGATCCCTGGGGCGAGATTCTCGCCGAAGGCGGCGTGGAGCCTGGCGTGATCGTGGCGCGTATCGATCCCGCGCGGGTCGAGAGCGTTCGCCAGACGATTCCCTCGCTGCAGCACGGCCGCCGCTTCGGCATCGCCGATCCCAAGGCGGGCCCGGAGCATCTGCACCTGGTGCGGGGCTCGGCATGA